The DNA window AGGTGGACGGCGCCACGGCCCGCCTGCTGGCGACCGCGGCGGCCCTCGACGCGGCGGGCGTCGCCGCGCCGTCCCTGCTGCCCGGCTGGACCCGCGGGCACGTGCTCACCCACCTGGCCCGCAACGCCGACGCGCTGGTCAACCTGCTCACCGCCGCGCGCACCGGCGAGCGGATCCCGATGTACGCCAGCGCCGACGCCCGGTCCGCCGACATCGAGGCCGGGGCGCCCCGGCCGCCCGCCACGCACCTGGACGACCTGCGCCGCACGGCGGACCGGTTCGCCGAGGCGGTCGCCGCGATGCCGGTCGAGGCGTGGGCGGCCACCGTGCAGACCCGCCGCGGCCCGTGGCCGGCGGCCATGCTGGTCTGGGGCCGGCTGCGCGAGGTCGAGGTGCACCACGTGGACCTGGCCGCCGGATACCGGCCGACCGACTGGCCGGAGGCGTTCGCCCACCGGCTGCTGCACGAGGTGGCCGCCGGCCTGGGCGAACGGCCCGACGCGCCGGCCATGGTGCTGCGCTTCGACGGCACCCGCCACGAGCTGGCCGTCGGCGACCCCGCCGGGGCGCCCACGATCACCGGCCCCGCCCCCGAGCTCGCCGCGTGGCTGATCGGCCGCAGCGGCGGCGAGCGGCTCGCCGTCCTCCCCGACGGTCCCCTGCCGGCCCCACCGGAATGGATATAGGACACCGAATGACCTACAGCGGAGACGTGACCCCCGGCGGCGCGCCGGCGGTACGCGAGCTCGACCGGCTCACCATCACCAAGCTCTCGGTGGGGCCGATGGACAACAACGCCTACCGGCTGCGCTGCCGGTCCACCGGCGAGCAGGTGCTCGTCGACGCGGCCAACGAGGCGCCGCGGCTGCTGGAGTTGGTCGGCGACGGGGGCCTGGCCGCCGTGGTGACCACCCACCAGCACATGGACCACTGGGTGGCGCTGGAGGAGGTGGTCGCCAAGACCGGCGCCCGCCCGCTGGTGCACGCCGACGATGCCGCCGGCCTGCCGATCGAGGCGGAGACGCTGTCCGACGGCGACACGGTGGCCGTCGGCGACTGCGCGCTGGAGGTGATCCACCTGCGGGGCCACACCCCGGGCTCGATCGCCCTGCTCTACCGGGACCCGGCGGGCACCCCCCACCTGTTCACCGGTGACAGCCTGTTCCCGGGCGGGGTGGGCAACACCGACCGGGACCCGGAGCGCTTCGGGCAGCTCATCGACGACGTCGAGCACCGGCTGTTCGACCGGCTGCCCGACGACACCTGGTTCTACCCCGGCCACGGCGGGGACAGCACGCTCGGCGCGGAGCGCCCCTCGCTGCCGCAGTGGCGGGCGCGCGGCTGGTGAGACGGGCGCGCGCCCGCCAGGCGACCCGGGTTTCGCCGCTCAGGCGACCGTGGTGACGGCGCGCAGCCGGCGGCGGGCGCCGAACAGCACCACACCGGCCAGCAGCAGACCGAGCGCCGTGGTGACCAGCATCGGCGACGCGCCGCCGGGCAGCAGCCCGGCCAGCGACCGGGACAGGCTGCCCAGGGCCACGTAGACGCCGGCCCACGCCGCGGCACCGACCGTCGCGCAGGCCAGGAACCGCGCGTACGACATGCGCAGGCCGCCCGCCGCCAGCGGCAGCAGCGCGTTGAACACCGGCAGGAACGGCGCGACCAGCACCATCCGCCCCCCGCCCCGGCGCAGGATGGCCTCGGCGGCGGCCCAGCGGGGCTCGCCGATCCAGCCGCCGACGCGGCTGTGGCGCAGCCGGTCGCCGTACCGCCGGCCGGCGAGGAAGGTCAACGACCAGCCGGCCAGGCAGCCGGCGACCACGGCGGCGACGATGGCCGCCCCGGTGGCCGGTCGCCCGACGGCGACCGCGGCAAGGACCGCGACGTCGCCGGGGACCAGCACCCCCAGCAGCGGTACGGCGTCGAAGAGCATCACCACCCCGAGCACCCCCAGCATCAGGGTGGTGGGAAGCTCGCCGACCTGGGCCGTCCAATCCGCCATGTCCGTACGCTATGGCCGCACCGGCGGCGCGGACATCCGGTCCGATCCCCCACCGGTCCCTGATTCCACCTCAGGGTTCACCCCAGACCCGCGGTGTCACCCGCCGGGCGCAGCACCTCCACCCGACGCAGGGGGGAGTCGACGCTGGGTTCGGTGGTGGGCACCCGGTAACTGGTCACCACGTCGAGGCTGTCCCGGGGCAGATGGTTGCGGCCCGGGTCGCCGACCAGCACCTGACCGCCGCGGGCGACGGCGCGCCGCAGGAACGGCAGCACCCGGCCGGCCAACTCCCGGTCGTAGAAGACGTCCCCGGCGACCAGCAGGTCCGCGTCGCCGCCGTCGCTGTCGAGCAGGTCGTCGACGCTGGTGGCGACGGCGACCCCGTTGGCCCGGGCGTTGACCGTCACCGCGGCGACGGCGTACGGGTCGATGTCGTTCGCGACCACCCGGGCCGCGCCCGTCAGCGCGGCGGCGATCGCCACCAGTCCCGAGCCGGCCGCCAGGTCGAGCACCCGGCGGCCGGCGGCGAGCCGGGGATGGTCGAGCAGGTGTCGGGCCAGGGCCTGCCCGCCGGCCCACGCGGACGCCCAGTACGGCGGGGGGAGGCTGTGCCCCGCGGCCGCCTCCATCCGGGCCCACCAGACGATCGCGTCCTCCGCGAGGTGCAGCCGCACCTCGGGGACGAACGGGGTGCGGACCAGCCGGAGCCGGTCCAGCCCGGCACCGGGCGCGTCGATCTCCCGCTCCAGATCGGTCAGGGCGGCGGCTGCGGGACCCCTCATCCGGGCAAGCATGCCGTAGCCGGCCGCGATCCGGAGGGGTTTCCCCCGGGCCGCGCCCAACCGGACAGTTTCGGCGCATGGCCTACGGCACTTCGCCCAGCAGACCCGCCTTTCGCCCGTTACTGTCGAGGAAGTACAGGGCGATCATCGGCCGGCGGTCGGTGGTCTCCCGCATGGAACAGGGAGAGATGCATGGCAACCGGCACGGTCAAGTGGTTCAACTCGGAAAAGGGCTTCGGCTTCATCGAGCAGGACGGCGGGGGCCCGGACGTGTTCGTCCACTACTCGGCCATCCAGAGCGGCGGTTACCGGGAGCTGACCGAGGGCCAGAAGGTCGAGTTCGAGGTGATCCAGGGGCAGAAGGGCCCGCAGGCGGACAACGTCCGCCCGATGTAGCCCGTGCCGGCGGCGGCCGTCAACGGGCCGCCGCCGATGCCGGGTCGTCAGGCGGCCAGCCGCTTGGCGATCTCGTCGGCCACCTCCTTGGCCACGGTCGGCGGCAGTGCCGCGGCGATCTTCTCCGGGGTCAGCGTGGCCAGCACCCCGGCCACGATGGCCTGCTCATCGGTGAAGTCCTTGTTGGACAGCGCGGTGAGCTGGGCGATGGCGGCGTCCAGCCGCAGCATCGTGTAGTCCAGCTTGGCCACCAGGCTGTTGCTTGCGGTGGCCGGTCCGGTGCCGTCCGGGTCGACCTTGCGGCCCATGCTGTTGCCGCCGCTGAACAGCCCGACGTACACCTGGTGGATCTCGTTCTCGGCCTGCGCGCTCATGTCGTCCCCCTGAATGAGTCCGATGGTGGTCAGGTAGCGGCGGAACAGCGGGGTCTGGTCCCGGCCCGCCTTGGTGGAGTCGCGGAAGAAGCTGAAGTGGGTGTGCGTCAGGTGGGAACTGGGCCCGGTGCTCCGCTTGCCGAGCCGGTCCCACCGCTTGACGACCCTGCCGTCCGGGGAGTAGATGATCTCGCGGATGTCCCGGGTGTCGGCCGCGCCGGCGGCGCACTCGCCGACGCACCAGACGGAGAACGAACGCAGGTCGTGGGTACGACCGCCGGCCGCGACCGTGAACATGCCGACGTCCACGGCGGACGCGTCGAGCGTCAGTCCGGAGCGGTCCCGCGTCGACTCCACGACGGAGTAGTCGCCGTCCACGACGCGGTCGGAGCCGCAGTGGTAGCCGCCGAGGTGCTGGGCGTCCCCGACGATGCCGACCTCGTCCGGTTCCAGGTCCTGCGGGCGCGAGACGTCCGGGTCGACGTTGAGGTGGGTGAGCAGGAAACTTCGGACTGCCAGAAGATTCGCCGGGGCCCGGGTCATCGGAGCCCCCCTTTCGTACGCTGGGGAGACCGGGCAGGCGGTCACGCCGCGTGAGGAGTCGCGGGTCCGGCGCCGAGCCCGACCGGGTGCTGCACGGCGCCGGGCGATTGACCCAACGGTAACCGGGGCTCTGAACGTTTTACCAGCTCAGGGTGCGGTTTTTCGGATAGGGCAAAGGCGCGCCGGGCTCGGGCCAGGCACTCGTGGACAGTCGCCTGAGCGAGCGGAGCACCCCGCCGTACACATCGGATAGTTATCGGCGGTCAGTACGCCAGGCACTCGCACCCGGTCATCAGCGCGCGGACGTTCTCCACGTACCGCGGGTTCGGGACGGTCAGCGGCTCGCCCTCCCGAGCCACCGCCTGGTGCCCGACGTTGTACGCGGCGATGACCACGTTGAGCAGGCACGAGGTCAGCCCGTCGCACAGGTCGGGGTTCAGGGTGTAGTCGGAGTCGAAGTACATGTCGCCGATGTACTTGGTCAGCCAGGCCAGGTAGGTGGCGCCGAGGTAGGCGTTGTCCCGGTAGTCGTCGACGTCGTACGACTGGCCGAACCGCTGGTTCATCCAGGTCGCGGTGTCCGGCATCACCTGCATCAGCCCGATGCCGCCGTCGCACGCGACGATGTCGGACTGCCAGCCGCTCTCCTGCCAGGCGGTCGCTTTCAGCAGCTCCAGCGGGATCCGGATGTCGGGCGCCGACGTCGGCCAGTACACCCGGCCCGCCGCGTCGGTCAGCGCCGCCTTCACCTGCGCACGGGTGGCCTTGTCGCCACGCCGGGTGGGCGTGCAGCCGGGTGCGGGCTTCTTCGGAGGCGGCGGCACCTTCGTTTCGGTGGGCGGCTTCGGGATGCGCCGCGGCGCCGTCGCCGTGCGGGTCGGCCTGGGCTTGCGGGTCGGGGTCGCCGCGGCCGTGGCCGACGGGGCCACGCTCGGCGCCGACCCCATCCGCTCCACGCCCGCCGGCTCCTCGACGGGCTGCTCGGCCGGCGGCTCGGTCACCAGGTCGACCGGCGCGGCCGCCCCCGGCGGCGGGCTCTCCGGGTCGGCGCAGCCCACCCCGACCGTGGCCAGCAGCAGCCCGACCGTCACCGCCGGCACCACGCGACGCCAACCGGAACCCATCCGCGCCCTCCCCCGTCACCCGTCGCCGGACCATAACAGGGACGGGCGGCCCAGGGATGTCCCGTCGGCGCGCGACGGCGCATTCCCCCCACGCCCGCGCGACGGCTCGTCCCGCCCGCGCCCGCGCGACGGCTCGTCCCGCCCGCGCCCGCGCGACGGCACAGCCCGCCCACGCCGCGACGCCGCCGCCTCCCCGCCGGTCGGCCGCCGGTGTGTCTCCGGTCACCGGCACGCCGGGCGGCACCCCGGCACGGGAACAAGCCGGCGCCCGCGCGCGTACGCTAGTAAGCCGACCGGCGACAGGGCCGCCCCGCCCGGCGCCGGCGGGCCGAAACCCATCGCCGCACCGGATCGTCGTGGCGATCACCTGGGCGAACAGGGGTGACAGCCCCGCGGCGAGGTCGGCAGGGCAGCCACCGATCCCCGACGAACCGGGGTCGGCAGGCCGGCCGACGGAAACGGTCGGCACAGCAGTTTCGGCACAGATCCGGGCCCGGCCGGGGGGTGACCCCGGCACGCGCCCGGCAAACCGCAGACAGGAGTATGGAGGGTATGCAGCTACGCACCGACCTCCGCAACGTCGCCATCATCGCTCACGTCGACCACGGCAAGACCACCCTGGTCGACGCCATGTTGCGGCAGGCCGGCGCGTACGGCGCCCGCGGCGAGACGACCGAGCGCGTGATGGACTCGATGGACCTCGAGCGCGAGAAGGGCATCACGATCCTGGCCAAGAACACCGGCGTGCGCTACCTGCCGGCGGACGGGTCGGAGCCGGTCACCATCAACATCATCGACACCCCCGGCCACGCCGACTTCGGCGGCGAGGTCGAGCGCGGCCTGACCATGGTCGACGGGGTCGTGCTGCTGGTCGACGCCAGCGAGGGTCCGCTGCCGCAGACCCGCTTCGTGCTGCGCAAGGCGCTGCGCGCCCGGCTGCCGATCATCCTCGTGATCAACAAGGTGGACCGGCCCGACGCCCGGATCAAGGAGGTCGTGGACGACACCTACGAGCTCTTCCTCGACCTGGACGCCGACGAGGAGCAGATCGACTTCCCGATCGTCTACGCCTGCGCCCGGGACGGCATCGCCTCCCTCACCCAGCCCGCCGACGGCGCCGTACCGCAGGACAGCCACAACCTCGAGCCGCTGTTCCGCACCCTGCTCGACACCATCCCGCCGCCCGCCTACGAGGAGGACGCGCCCCTGCAGGCGCACGTCACCAACCTCGACGCCTCGCCGTTCCTCGGCCGGCTGGCGCTGTGCCGCGTCCGGCAGGGCACCATCAAAAAGGGCCAGACCGTCGCCTGGTGCCGTACCGACGGCAGCGCCCAGCGCGTGCGCATCTCCGAGCTGCTGATGACCGAGGGCCTGGAGCGCAAGCCCGCCGACTCGGCCGGTCCCGGCGACATCATCGCCGTCGCCGGCATCCCCGAGATCATGATCGGCGAGACGCTCGCCGACGCGGAGAACCCCACCCCGCTGCCGCTGATCACCGTCGACGAGCCCGCCATCTCGATGACCATCGGCACCAACACCTCGCCGCTCGTCGGCCGGGTCAAGGGCGCCAAGGTCACCGCCCGCATGGTCAAGGACCGCCTCGACAAGGAACTCGTCGGCAACGTCTCCCTGCGGGTGCTGCCCACCGAGCGGCCTGACGCCTGGGAGGTGCAGGGTCGCGGCGAGCTGGCCCTGGCCATCCTCGTCGAGCAGATGCGCCGCGAGCAGTACGAGCTGACCGTCGGCAAGCCGCAGGTGGTCACCAAGGAGATCGACGGGAAGACCTGCGAGCCCGTCGAGCGGCTCACCATCGACGCCCCCGAGGAGTACCTCGGCGCGATCACCCAGCTCCTGGCCACCCGCAAGGGCCGCATGGAGCAGCTGGTCAACCACGGCACCGGCTGGATCCGGATGGAGTGGCTGGTCCCGGCCCGCGGCCTGATCGGCTTCCGCACCGAGTTCCTCACCGAGACCCGGGGCACCGGCATCCTGCACCACGTCTTCGAGTCGTACGAGCCGTGGTTCGGCGAGCTGCGCACCCGCAACAACGGCTCGCTCGTCGCCGACCGCGCAGGCAGCGTCACCGCGTTCGCCATGACCAATCTTCAGGAGCGCGGCCAGCTCTTCGTCGAGCCGGGCACCGAGGTGTACGAGGGCATGATCGTCGGGGAGAACTCCCGCTCCGACGACATGGACGTCAACATCACCAAGGAGAAGAAGCTCACCAACATGCGCTCGTCGACCGCCGACGAGACCGAGAAGCTCATCCCGCCGCGCAAGCTGTCGCTGGAGCAGGCCCTGGAGTTCTGCCGCGAGGACGAGTGCGTCGAGGTCACCCCGGCGGCGGTGCGCATCCGCAAGGTGGTGCTGGACCAGACCGCCCGCGCCCGCGCGACCGCCCGCCGCAAGCACGCCGGCTGACCGACGGCGCACCACGCGGGGCCGGGAGCCGACCAGGGCTCCCGGCCCCGCGTCGTACCCGTCGGCTACGGTCACCGGCATGACCTGGGACGAGCTCGACGCCCACCTGGACACGCTGCCCGGCACCGTCTCGGCGTACGCGGGCCGGCTCGACGCCGCCCCCACCTGGACCCGGCACCCCGACGCCAGCCACTACGCGGCGAGCACCATGAAGGTCGCCGTCCTGCTGGCCCTGCACCGGGCGGCCGAGGCCGGCACCCTCGACCTCGGCGCCCCCGTCGCCGTCCGCAACCGGTTCGACTCGGCGCTGCCCGGCGCACCCCGCTTCGCCAACGACCGGGACTACGACAACGACGAGACGGTCTGGCAGCGGGAGGGAGCGACCGCGCCGCTGCGCTGGCTCGCCGAGCGGATGATCGTCCGCTCCAGCAACCTGGCCACCAACATCTGCCTCCGCGAGGTCGGCCTGCCCGCCGTCGCCCGCGCCTGGCAGCTCGCCGGGGCCCGGCACAGCGTCACCGGCCGCGGCATCGAGGACTTCGCCGCCCGCGAGGCCGGCATCACCAACCTGGTCACCGCCGCAGACCTGGCCGCCCTGCTCGGCGGGCTGGCCGCCGGGGCCACCCGGCCCGGCCCGCTCGCCACCCCCGCCGCCTGCGCCGCCATGCTCGACGTCCTGCACGCCCAGGAGTTCCGTGAGGACCTCGCCGCCGGGCTGCCCGACGGCGTCCCGATCGCCCACAAGAACGGCTGGGTACGCGGCGTCCGGCACGGCGCCGGGGTCGTCTACCCGCCCGACGCCCCGCCGTACGTGCTCGTCGTCTGCACCACCACCGACCTGGCCGAGGGCGAGGGGGCCGACGACGACGCCTGCCGCCTGCTCGCCGACATCTCCGCCCGGGTCTGGGCCGCCCGCCACGACCTGACCGCCGCCGACTGACGGGCCTGCCGGGCGGCCCCGCCTCAGTCCAGCAGGTTGTCCCGCAGCGCCGCCAGGTGCGCCCCGGTCAGCCCCAGCCCGTCCCGCAGATACCCGTCGAACGACCCGTGCACCCGCCGGACCTCGTCGTACGCGGCGTCCAGGTACTCCCCCCGCACCTCCAGCAGCGGCCGGATCGCCGCCTCCGCCAGCACGGGCTGCCGCGCCTGCATCGCCTGCAGGACGACCTCCCGCAGGCTCTCGGTCTGCGCGTTGGTACGCAGGTAGTCCGCCCGGATCGCCGCCTCGTCCACCCCGAGCGCGGTGAGCAGCACGACCGACAGCCACCCGGTGCGGTCCTTGCCGGCCGTGCAGTGGAACAGCAGCGGCAGGTTCTCCGCGTCGGCCGCCAGCCGCACCGCCGCGCCGAAGCTCGCCCGGGCTCCCTCCCCCGTGACGAACCAGCGGTAGATGGCCGCCATCGCCGCCGGGCTGCCCTGCACCGCCAGCGTCGCCTCCGCGCCCAGGTCGTGCCCCAGCAGCACCTCCGCCACCGCGGTGAAGACCGGGTGCGCGGCGTCGTACACGGGCAGGCGCACCACCCGCGGCTCGCCCACCAGCCGGTCCGCCGGGCCCGCCGCGATCTCCGAGTCGTCGCGCAGGTCCACCACGCAGGCCAGCCCCAGCTTCTCCAGCACCGGCAGGTCCTCGTCGGTCAGCCGGCCAGCGCCGGCGTCCGGATCAGCCGGCCCGCCCGCACCCGCCTGCCGTCGGCCCCCACCATGCCGCCCAGGTCACGCGCGTTCGGCGCCCCGACCAGCGTCCAGTCCTGCCCCGTCATCCGGCCTCCCCTGTCCGCACTCCGACCCGTATAGGGTGCCGCACATGACGATCGCCGCGGTACGCACCCACCGGCTCTCCGCGCCCCTGCACACCCCGTTCGTGACCGCGCTGCGCCGCACCACCACCACCGACACCCTCGTCGTGGAGGTGGTCGACGGCGACGGACGGTCCGGATTCGGCGAGGCGCCGCAGGTCTGGCAGGTGACCGGCGCGTCGTTGGCCGGCGCCGAGGCGTGCGTCCGGGAGATGCTCGGCCCGCGCCTCGTCGGCCGCGACGCCGACGACCTGGTGGCCCGCTGCGCCGAGGTGTCCCGGGCGGTCGCCGGCAACGAGGCCGCCAAGGCGGCGGTGGACACCGCCCTGCACGACCTGGCGGCGCGCCGGCTCGGCGTACCCCTGGTGCGGCTGCTCGGCGGCACGGCCCTGCGCGTGCCGACGGACGTCACCCTGGCCGCCGGCGACGCCACCGACCTGGCCGCCGCCGCCCGGCAGCGGCGCGCCGAGGGCTTCTCCGTGCTGAAGCTGAAGGTGGGCACCGACGCGGCCGGCGACCTGGAGCGCGTCCGCGCGGTCCGCGCCGCCGTCGGCCCGCAGGTGCGGATCCGCCTGGACGCCAACCAGGGCTGGACGCCCCGCGAGGCGGTCCGGGTGATCCGCGGCATCGAGGACGCCGGCCTGGACGTGGAACTGGTGGAGCAGCCCGTCCCCCGCTGGGACCTCGACGGCCTGGCCTGGGTCAGCGACCGCGTCGGCCTGCCGATCCTCGCCGACGAGTCGGTGTTCGGGGTCCGCGACCTGGTCGAGGTGATCCGACGGCGGGCCGCCGACATGGTCAACGTCAAGCTGGCCAAGTGCGGCGGCCTGCACCCCGCCCGCACGCTGCTCGACCTGGCCGCCGCACACGGCGTCGGCACGATCGTCGGGTCGATGATGGAGAGCCAGATCGGGCTGGGCGCCGCCGCCAGCCTGGTCGCCGCGTACGGCACCACCGCCGTGTCGGACCTCGACGCCGCCTGGTGGCTGGCGTGGTCGCCGGTGCGCGGCGGCATCCGGTACGACGGCGCGACCGTGGTGCTGCCCGACGCCCCCGGGCTCGGCATCACCGCCCTGGCTGAAGTAAACATGCAGCCGACCAGTTGAATACCGGCGAAAACTTTCATATGGTCACCTGAGGGTGACACCTCAAGCTGGGGGTGGGCGTGGAACTGCAACCAGGCCGGGAGGCCGTCGTCCGGGTCGCGGTCGCGACCCTCTGGACCGCCCCCGAGGCGGTCCGTCCCGTCGACCGTCCCGCCCTCGACGCGCACGCCGACGTGGCCGCGTGGATCGCCGGGATGGACGCCGACCAGCAGGTCGGCGAGTGCGCGCTCAGCCAACTTCTGCTCGGCGAGCGGGTGCTGGTCACCGAGCTGCGGCCCGACGGCTGGGCGCACGTCGTGGCCGTCGAGCAGCCGGCCGCCCAGCTCGACCCGCGCGGCTACCCGGGATGGCTGCCGGCCGCCCAGCTCGCCCCGCTTCCCGGCGAGGCCCCCGACCCCGCGGACGCCCCGCTGGTCGTCGACGCGACCGTCACCGCCCTGCGCAGCGCGCCCGGCGGCGAGCCGCTCCTGCCCGGGGTCGTCCTCGGCACCCGGCTCACCCCCGCCGGCCCGCCCGTCGACGGCTGGCGCCCCGTGCGCGCCCCGGGCCACGACCGCCCGCTCTGGCTGCCGGACGGGCACGTCGTGCCCCTGCCGACCGCGCCGCCG is part of the Micromonospora olivasterospora genome and encodes:
- a CDS encoding NlpC/P60 family protein codes for the protein MELQPGREAVVRVAVATLWTAPEAVRPVDRPALDAHADVAAWIAGMDADQQVGECALSQLLLGERVLVTELRPDGWAHVVAVEQPAAQLDPRGYPGWLPAAQLAPLPGEAPDPADAPLVVDATVTALRSAPGGEPLLPGVVLGTRLTPAGPPVDGWRPVRAPGHDRPLWLPDGHVVPLPTAPPSAPEVLAVAGRLRDVVYVWGGVSAYGIDCSGLVHLAWRRFGVTLPRDADDQAVATTPLPPGTERPGDLYFFARPGRKIHHIGIVSAAPQGEYRRMLHACYKQREVLEEALPDERTATLVGAHRV
- a CDS encoding class I SAM-dependent methyltransferase, giving the protein MRGPAAAALTDLEREIDAPGAGLDRLRLVRTPFVPEVRLHLAEDAIVWWARMEAAAGHSLPPPYWASAWAGGQALARHLLDHPRLAAGRRVLDLAAGSGLVAIAAALTGAARVVANDIDPYAVAAVTVNARANGVAVATSVDDLLDSDGGDADLLVAGDVFYDRELAGRVLPFLRRAVARGGQVLVGDPGRNHLPRDSLDVVTSYRVPTTEPSVDSPLRRVEVLRPAGDTAGLG
- a CDS encoding serine hydrolase, translated to MTWDELDAHLDTLPGTVSAYAGRLDAAPTWTRHPDASHYAASTMKVAVLLALHRAAEAGTLDLGAPVAVRNRFDSALPGAPRFANDRDYDNDETVWQREGATAPLRWLAERMIVRSSNLATNICLREVGLPAVARAWQLAGARHSVTGRGIEDFAAREAGITNLVTAADLAALLGGLAAGATRPGPLATPAACAAMLDVLHAQEFREDLAAGLPDGVPIAHKNGWVRGVRHGAGVVYPPDAPPYVLVVCTTTDLAEGEGADDDACRLLADISARVWAARHDLTAAD
- a CDS encoding mandelate racemase/muconate lactonizing enzyme family protein, with amino-acid sequence MTIAAVRTHRLSAPLHTPFVTALRRTTTTDTLVVEVVDGDGRSGFGEAPQVWQVTGASLAGAEACVREMLGPRLVGRDADDLVARCAEVSRAVAGNEAAKAAVDTALHDLAARRLGVPLVRLLGGTALRVPTDVTLAAGDATDLAAAARQRRAEGFSVLKLKVGTDAAGDLERVRAVRAAVGPQVRIRLDANQGWTPREAVRVIRGIEDAGLDVELVEQPVPRWDLDGLAWVSDRVGLPILADESVFGVRDLVEVIRRRAADMVNVKLAKCGGLHPARTLLDLAAAHGVGTIVGSMMESQIGLGAAASLVAAYGTTAVSDLDAAWWLAWSPVRGGIRYDGATVVLPDAPGLGITALAEVNMQPTS
- a CDS encoding maleylpyruvate isomerase family mycothiol-dependent enzyme gives rise to the protein MTSDPLLLTGEVDGATARLLATAAALDAAGVAAPSLLPGWTRGHVLTHLARNADALVNLLTAARTGERIPMYASADARSADIEAGAPRPPATHLDDLRRTADRFAEAVAAMPVEAWAATVQTRRGPWPAAMLVWGRLREVEVHHVDLAAGYRPTDWPEAFAHRLLHEVAAGLGERPDAPAMVLRFDGTRHELAVGDPAGAPTITGPAPELAAWLIGRSGGERLAVLPDGPLPAPPEWI
- a CDS encoding cold-shock protein is translated as MATGTVKWFNSEKGFGFIEQDGGGPDVFVHYSAIQSGGYRELTEGQKVEFEVIQGQKGPQADNVRPM
- the typA gene encoding translational GTPase TypA; amino-acid sequence: MQLRTDLRNVAIIAHVDHGKTTLVDAMLRQAGAYGARGETTERVMDSMDLEREKGITILAKNTGVRYLPADGSEPVTINIIDTPGHADFGGEVERGLTMVDGVVLLVDASEGPLPQTRFVLRKALRARLPIILVINKVDRPDARIKEVVDDTYELFLDLDADEEQIDFPIVYACARDGIASLTQPADGAVPQDSHNLEPLFRTLLDTIPPPAYEEDAPLQAHVTNLDASPFLGRLALCRVRQGTIKKGQTVAWCRTDGSAQRVRISELLMTEGLERKPADSAGPGDIIAVAGIPEIMIGETLADAENPTPLPLITVDEPAISMTIGTNTSPLVGRVKGAKVTARMVKDRLDKELVGNVSLRVLPTERPDAWEVQGRGELALAILVEQMRREQYELTVGKPQVVTKEIDGKTCEPVERLTIDAPEEYLGAITQLLATRKGRMEQLVNHGTGWIRMEWLVPARGLIGFRTEFLTETRGTGILHHVFESYEPWFGELRTRNNGSLVADRAGSVTAFAMTNLQERGQLFVEPGTEVYEGMIVGENSRSDDMDVNITKEKKLTNMRSSTADETEKLIPPRKLSLEQALEFCREDECVEVTPAAVRIRKVVLDQTARARATARRKHAG
- a CDS encoding DedA family protein → MADWTAQVGELPTTLMLGVLGVVMLFDAVPLLGVLVPGDVAVLAAVAVGRPATGAAIVAAVVAGCLAGWSLTFLAGRRYGDRLRHSRVGGWIGEPRWAAAEAILRRGGGRMVLVAPFLPVFNALLPLAAGGLRMSYARFLACATVGAAAWAGVYVALGSLSRSLAGLLPGGASPMLVTTALGLLLAGVVLFGARRRLRAVTTVA
- a CDS encoding MBL fold metallo-hydrolase; protein product: MTYSGDVTPGGAPAVRELDRLTITKLSVGPMDNNAYRLRCRSTGEQVLVDAANEAPRLLELVGDGGLAAVVTTHQHMDHWVALEEVVAKTGARPLVHADDAAGLPIEAETLSDGDTVAVGDCALEVIHLRGHTPGSIALLYRDPAGTPHLFTGDSLFPGGVGNTDRDPERFGQLIDDVEHRLFDRLPDDTWFYPGHGGDSTLGAERPSLPQWRARGW
- a CDS encoding lytic transglycosylase domain-containing protein produces the protein MGSGWRRVVPAVTVGLLLATVGVGCADPESPPPGAAAPVDLVTEPPAEQPVEEPAGVERMGSAPSVAPSATAAATPTRKPRPTRTATAPRRIPKPPTETKVPPPPKKPAPGCTPTRRGDKATRAQVKAALTDAAGRVYWPTSAPDIRIPLELLKATAWQESGWQSDIVACDGGIGLMQVMPDTATWMNQRFGQSYDVDDYRDNAYLGATYLAWLTKYIGDMYFDSDYTLNPDLCDGLTSCLLNVVIAAYNVGHQAVAREGEPLTVPNPRYVENVRALMTGCECLAY